Proteins co-encoded in one Flavobacterium fluviale genomic window:
- the neuC gene encoding UDP-N-acetylglucosamine 2-epimerase — translation MSNSTRKILFLTGTRADFGKIKSLIQTLEREREFEVFVFVTGMHLQEVYGYTLIEIERCNFKNVHTFKNHTHETTMDLTLAKTIEGLSNYCKEVNPDMIVVHGDRVETLAGAIVGSLNNILVAHIEGGEVSGTVDELIRHSVSKLSHIHFVSNKEAAKRLLQMGEVKESIFTIGSPDIDIMFSENLPSLETAKKYYDIQFDQYAVVMFHPVTTEFSSMKKYASDFVDCLLNDNHNYIVIYPNNDLGSQYILDAFKRLENNKRFRVFPSLRFEYFLTLLKNCQFIIGNSSAGIREAPYYGIPIINIGTRQQNRAVHADIINVDYSEEKINEALSKIDSHKINISDNDFGTGNSSELFLQSLKKNDIWHLNHQKQFRDI, via the coding sequence TTGAGTAATTCTACTAGAAAAATTCTTTTTTTAACAGGTACCCGAGCGGATTTTGGTAAGATAAAATCATTAATTCAAACACTTGAAAGAGAGCGAGAATTTGAGGTTTTTGTTTTTGTAACGGGAATGCATCTTCAGGAAGTATATGGGTATACCTTGATAGAAATTGAACGCTGTAATTTTAAAAATGTACATACGTTCAAAAATCATACTCACGAGACTACAATGGATTTGACACTTGCCAAAACTATTGAAGGACTTTCTAACTATTGTAAAGAAGTAAATCCAGATATGATTGTCGTACATGGTGACCGCGTAGAAACATTGGCTGGCGCTATAGTAGGTTCTCTAAATAACATTCTGGTAGCTCATATAGAAGGAGGCGAAGTTTCGGGAACTGTAGATGAATTAATTCGTCATAGTGTCAGTAAATTAAGTCACATCCATTTTGTGTCTAATAAAGAAGCGGCTAAAAGACTGCTTCAAATGGGAGAAGTAAAAGAATCTATATTTACAATAGGTTCTCCAGATATAGATATTATGTTTTCGGAAAATCTACCTTCTTTAGAAACAGCAAAAAAATATTACGATATTCAATTTGATCAATATGCAGTTGTAATGTTTCATCCTGTGACCACAGAGTTTTCCTCCATGAAAAAGTATGCCTCCGATTTTGTTGACTGTTTATTAAATGACAATCATAATTACATTGTTATTTATCCAAATAATGATTTAGGAAGCCAATATATTCTCGATGCATTTAAAAGATTAGAAAATAATAAAAGATTTAGGGTTTTTCCTTCGCTAAGATTTGAATATTTCTTAACATTATTAAAAAACTGTCAGTTCATAATTGGAAATAGTAGTGCTGGAATTCGAGAGGCTCCGTATTATGGAATCCCAATTATAAATATAGGAACACGTCAGCAAAACAGAGCTGTTCATGCAGATATTATTAATGTAGATTATTCAGAAGAAAAGATAAATGAAGCTCTTTCAAAAATTGATTCTCATAAAATTAATATTTCAGATAATGATTTTGGTACAGGAAATAGCAGTGAATTATTTTTACAATCATTAAAGAAAAACGATATTTGGCATCTCAACCATCAAAAACAATTTAGAGATATATAA
- a CDS encoding UDP-glycosyltransferase produces the protein MKKDKVLLLFPDGVGIRNYLYSNVFKNFHGDLILFHNFDSETIKAIEENTSINEDIVIPNYKESVKEKFLRELICLSRLYYNDSKVNNPTLLSNWNWNQNSFSKKIFYKIIEILAPYFKSYHRILKLEKKYQQAIRKNKFYKEVKDILEEVKPSVVFCSHQRALKAATIFSVAADLNIQTATVIYSWDNLPKARLALRADDYLVWSDYMKKELNLYYPEIKLEQIHITGTPQFECYSDSDNIIDKEVFYKKYNLDPNKKIICFSGDDTKTSPDDPSYLNDIAEEITKANLQNEYQILLRRCPVDLSGRFDELLNQYKDLIKEVAPLWYFTVSKEWNVVYPSVEDVKLLVSTAFYSDIVVNVGSTMGFDFAMFNKPCAFINYDQDNKTVNDWSVKTVYNYQHFKSMPDSDAVIWLNSKEETVSKITFQKKCSTSMLKWKDLVLEDYENSSEKVQNVIKESSKCTSVS, from the coding sequence ATGAAAAAAGATAAAGTTTTATTATTGTTTCCTGACGGTGTTGGTATAAGGAATTATCTTTATTCAAATGTATTTAAAAACTTTCATGGAGATTTAATTCTCTTCCATAATTTCGATTCAGAAACTATAAAAGCAATTGAAGAGAATACATCAATTAATGAAGATATTGTAATTCCAAATTATAAGGAATCTGTCAAAGAAAAGTTTCTTCGAGAATTGATATGTCTTTCAAGGTTGTATTATAACGATTCAAAGGTTAATAATCCGACGTTATTATCCAATTGGAACTGGAATCAGAATTCATTTTCTAAGAAGATTTTTTACAAAATAATCGAGATTTTAGCACCCTATTTTAAAAGCTATCATAGAATTTTAAAGCTTGAAAAAAAATATCAGCAAGCTATCCGCAAAAATAAGTTTTATAAAGAGGTTAAAGATATTTTGGAAGAAGTCAAACCTTCAGTTGTTTTTTGTTCTCATCAACGAGCATTAAAGGCTGCTACAATATTTAGTGTTGCTGCAGACTTGAATATTCAAACAGCAACCGTTATATATTCGTGGGATAATCTACCAAAGGCACGTTTGGCATTACGAGCTGATGATTATTTGGTTTGGTCAGATTACATGAAAAAAGAACTAAACTTGTATTATCCAGAAATAAAACTAGAGCAGATTCATATCACTGGAACTCCTCAATTTGAATGTTATAGCGATTCAGACAATATAATTGATAAAGAAGTTTTTTATAAAAAGTATAATCTAGACCCTAATAAAAAAATTATTTGTTTTTCGGGCGATGACACAAAAACATCTCCAGATGATCCATCTTACTTAAATGATATTGCAGAAGAAATTACTAAAGCTAATCTGCAAAATGAATATCAGATACTTTTGAGAAGATGTCCTGTAGATTTGTCTGGTAGATTTGATGAGCTTTTAAATCAGTACAAAGATTTAATTAAAGAAGTAGCTCCTTTATGGTATTTCACCGTGTCAAAAGAATGGAATGTGGTGTATCCTTCAGTCGAAGATGTAAAATTATTAGTGAGTACAGCTTTTTATTCCGATATAGTTGTTAATGTTGGTTCGACAATGGGTTTTGATTTTGCTATGTTTAATAAACCTTGTGCGTTTATTAATTACGATCAAGATAATAAAACCGTAAATGATTGGTCAGTAAAAACAGTTTACAACTATCAACATTTCAAAAGTATGCCAGATTCTGATGCCGTTATTTGGCTAAATAGTAAAGAGGAAACAGTAAGTAAAATTACTTTTCAAAAAAAATGCAGTACAAGTATGCTAAAATGGAAAGACCTTGTACTGGAAGATTATGAAAATTCTTCAGAGAAAGTCCAAAATGTTATTAAAGAAAGTTCAAAATGCACATCTGTTTCTTAA
- a CDS encoding MBOAT family O-acyltransferase yields MFFNSIAFAIFLPIVFFLYWFVFNKNKSTQNALLIIASYYFYSCWDWRFLFLLVFSTFLDYYTGIQIEKGKSEKNRKFWFWLSILVNLGFLGVFKYYNFFAASFAELFTSAGFKASPILLNVILPVGISFYTFHGLSYVIDIYFKRIKAEYNFVDYSLFVSYFPLLVAGPIERATHLLPQVKVKREFNYHTAKEGIYQIIWGLVKKVVIADTCAPYANAIFDNYTSMNSFSLIVGAIYFAFQIYGDFSGYSDIALGVSKLFGLDLLRNFNYPYFSRDIAEFWRRWHISLSSWFRDYLYIPLGGSKGGLWMKIRNTFIIFVVSGFWHGANWTYIAWGFINAVYFLPLLLSNSNRNNMDTIQLKFNFDSVKIFASILYTFILTCIAWVFFRARTITDAVSYLKRIVTSKDFSFQYLDNERYSYELLLMIGLFVLIEWNNRSKVEPLSGKMSTLKTAFAILAIIAFGTFSDYKEFIYFQF; encoded by the coding sequence ATGTTTTTTAATTCTATAGCATTTGCTATTTTTCTGCCAATCGTTTTCTTCCTGTATTGGTTTGTTTTTAATAAAAACAAAAGCACACAAAATGCTCTGCTGATTATTGCCAGTTATTATTTTTATTCTTGCTGGGATTGGAGATTTCTATTTCTATTAGTTTTTTCAACTTTCCTAGATTACTATACAGGAATTCAGATCGAAAAAGGAAAGTCAGAAAAAAATAGAAAGTTTTGGTTTTGGTTAAGCATTTTGGTTAATCTGGGGTTTTTAGGAGTATTTAAATACTACAACTTTTTTGCTGCTTCCTTTGCTGAATTATTTACTTCGGCAGGATTTAAGGCAAGTCCAATTCTTCTAAATGTTATTCTTCCGGTAGGAATTTCATTTTATACTTTTCACGGACTTTCGTATGTAATTGACATTTATTTTAAAAGAATAAAAGCCGAATATAATTTCGTAGACTATTCACTTTTTGTAAGCTACTTTCCACTGTTAGTTGCTGGGCCAATAGAAAGAGCAACGCATTTATTACCTCAGGTAAAAGTAAAAAGAGAATTCAATTATCATACAGCCAAAGAAGGAATTTATCAAATTATCTGGGGGCTAGTCAAAAAAGTGGTTATTGCAGATACGTGCGCACCTTACGCAAATGCTATCTTTGATAATTATACTTCAATGAATTCTTTCTCACTTATTGTGGGGGCTATTTATTTCGCTTTTCAGATTTACGGAGATTTTTCAGGATATTCTGATATTGCTCTAGGAGTTTCTAAACTATTTGGTTTGGATTTGCTGAGGAATTTTAATTATCCATATTTTTCAAGAGATATAGCCGAGTTCTGGCGTCGTTGGCATATTTCACTTTCTTCTTGGTTTAGAGATTATTTATATATACCGTTAGGTGGAAGCAAAGGAGGATTGTGGATGAAAATTAGAAATACTTTTATAATTTTTGTAGTTAGTGGTTTTTGGCATGGAGCAAACTGGACCTATATCGCTTGGGGATTTATAAATGCGGTTTATTTTCTACCCTTACTTTTATCAAACAGCAATCGAAACAATATGGATACAATTCAATTGAAATTCAATTTTGATTCGGTAAAGATATTTGCTAGCATATTGTATACATTCATATTAACTTGTATAGCATGGGTTTTTTTTAGGGCGAGAACAATAACAGATGCGGTTTCATATCTCAAACGTATTGTAACAAGTAAAGATTTCAGTTTTCAGTATCTCGATAATGAACGTTATAGTTATGAATTGTTACTGATGATTGGTTTATTTGTTTTAATAGAATGGAATAATCGCTCTAAAGTAGAACCACTTTCAGGGAAAATGAGCACGTTGAAAACAGCTTTTGCAATTTTAGCAATAATTGCTTTTGGAACTTTTTCAGATTATAAAGAATTTATATATTTTCAATTCTAA
- a CDS encoding acylneuraminate cytidylyltransferase family protein, with product MNKTIAIIPARGGSKRIPEKNIQTLGNLPLIGHSIIYAKENKDIIDEVYVSTDNDQIKQIALQFGAKILDRPESISGDLEPTVSALKHVLENIDSDQIENVVLLQPTNPLRPENLLREAFEKFLMNNRDSLFTVSRNHQKFGKIINDKFIPFNYSYGQRSQDLEPLYFENGLLYITKKTLILNDIIISENALPFKVNHIFAQVDIDTQDDLDYAKYLYQKK from the coding sequence ATGAATAAAACAATTGCTATAATTCCTGCAAGAGGAGGCTCTAAACGAATTCCAGAAAAAAACATTCAGACTCTGGGGAATTTACCGCTGATAGGTCATTCCATTATTTATGCAAAAGAAAATAAAGATATAATTGATGAAGTCTATGTTTCTACTGATAATGATCAAATCAAACAAATTGCCTTGCAATTTGGTGCAAAGATTCTCGATAGACCAGAATCAATTTCAGGAGATTTGGAACCAACTGTTTCTGCTTTAAAGCATGTTTTAGAAAATATAGATTCTGATCAGATAGAGAATGTAGTTTTATTGCAGCCAACAAATCCACTGCGTCCTGAAAATTTACTACGAGAAGCTTTTGAAAAATTCCTGATGAATAATAGAGACAGTTTATTTACAGTTTCAAGAAATCATCAAAAGTTTGGGAAAATTATTAATGATAAATTTATTCCATTTAATTATTCTTACGGACAGAGAAGCCAAGATTTAGAGCCACTTTACTTTGAAAACGGACTTCTTTATATTACAAAAAAGACTTTAATCTTAAATGATATAATTATTTCAGAAAATGCATTACCATTCAAAGTAAATCATATTTTTGCACAAGTTGATATCGATACTCAAGATGATTTAGATTATGCGAAATATCTCTATCAAAAGAAATAA
- the neuB gene encoding N-acetylneuraminate synthase, giving the protein MNPFVEIAGRKIGSDFPPLVIAEIGINHEGSLQVAKEMVDAAHRAGVEVVKHQTHIVEDEMSGAAKKVIPGNADVSIYEIMERCSLNEDEELELKNYVESKGMIFISTPFSRAAAERLKKFDIPAYKIGSGECNNYPLLEHIASFGKPVILSTGMNTIASIQKAVAIFDKYNVPVALLHTTNLYPTPIHLVRFGAMTELHQNFPDKVFGLSDHTLNNNACLGAVALGASILERHFTDHMQRQGPDIVCSMDEKACAELIVSSSEIALMRGGTKKPAFEEQVTIDFAFATVCSIKTIKKGEIFSKENIWVKRPGTGKILAEHFNDLIGKTASRDIENDEQLDFADFE; this is encoded by the coding sequence ATGAATCCATTTGTAGAAATCGCAGGCCGTAAAATTGGATCTGATTTTCCTCCTTTAGTTATAGCCGAAATTGGTATTAATCATGAAGGTTCTTTGCAAGTAGCCAAAGAAATGGTTGATGCCGCTCACAGAGCAGGAGTTGAGGTGGTAAAACACCAAACTCATATTGTTGAAGATGAAATGTCCGGAGCTGCTAAAAAAGTAATTCCAGGAAATGCAGATGTTTCAATCTATGAAATAATGGAAAGATGTTCTTTAAACGAAGATGAAGAATTGGAATTAAAGAATTATGTAGAGAGTAAAGGAATGATTTTTATTTCTACTCCATTTTCTAGAGCAGCGGCCGAAAGATTAAAAAAGTTTGATATTCCAGCTTATAAAATTGGTTCAGGGGAGTGTAATAATTATCCTTTATTAGAGCATATTGCATCTTTTGGAAAGCCTGTAATTCTAAGCACTGGAATGAATACAATTGCAAGTATTCAAAAAGCAGTTGCCATTTTCGACAAATATAATGTTCCTGTAGCTTTATTACACACAACTAATCTTTATCCTACACCTATTCACTTAGTGCGTTTTGGAGCAATGACTGAATTGCACCAAAATTTTCCTGATAAAGTATTTGGGTTAAGTGACCATACATTAAATAATAACGCTTGTTTAGGTGCGGTTGCTCTTGGGGCTAGTATCTTAGAGAGACATTTTACAGATCATATGCAGAGACAAGGACCAGATATTGTCTGCAGCATGGATGAAAAAGCCTGTGCTGAACTTATTGTGTCTAGTAGTGAAATTGCATTGATGAGAGGAGGAACTAAAAAACCAGCTTTTGAAGAACAAGTTACCATTGATTTTGCTTTTGCTACAGTTTGTAGTATTAAAACAATTAAAAAAGGAGAAATTTTTTCTAAAGAAAATATTTGGGTAAAAAGACCAGGTACGGGTAAAATCTTGGCAGAACACTTTAATGACTTAATTGGTAAAACTGCTTCAAGAGATATCGAAAATGATGAACAATTAGATTTTGCTGATTTTGAGTAA
- a CDS encoding glycosyltransferase family 4 protein: MHICFLTNEFPKEGFPHGGIGSFVKTISIALVKKGIKVSVVGINYTSENETQNIEGVEIYRLKPNKIKGISWYLNSKAIDAKLREIHKKQRIDIIESSELGLAFLSKIKAVKYIIRLHGGHHFFAESEKREINRWKGFQEKRSFKKADAFIAVSKYVKSHTEKYLSFNNKQVDYISNPIDTDFFKPLESKQEYKNRIVFAGTVCEKKGVRQLIQSFPFVKREFPDATLEIYGRDWSFPDGSSYTDMLKDKEIPQLGELAIDIHFHGLVSYHDIPKVYAEASVCVFPSHMETQGLVAPEAMAMQKVVIFTKYGPGPEAIEDYKTGLLCDPHNPEDIAEKIIWVLSNKEKALKMSFKAREFVLDKYKLENIILQNINVYRNIVFK, from the coding sequence ATGCACATCTGTTTCTTAACAAATGAATTTCCTAAAGAAGGATTTCCACATGGAGGAATTGGCAGTTTTGTTAAGACAATTTCTATAGCATTAGTCAAAAAAGGAATTAAAGTATCGGTTGTTGGAATTAATTATACTTCAGAAAACGAAACTCAAAATATTGAAGGAGTTGAAATTTATAGATTAAAACCAAACAAAATAAAAGGCATATCTTGGTATTTAAATTCAAAGGCAATTGATGCAAAACTTCGAGAAATCCATAAAAAACAAAGAATTGATATTATTGAATCTTCTGAACTGGGTCTTGCATTTCTTTCTAAAATAAAAGCTGTAAAATATATTATAAGGCTTCATGGTGGGCATCATTTTTTTGCTGAAAGCGAAAAAAGAGAAATCAATAGATGGAAGGGATTTCAAGAAAAAAGATCTTTTAAAAAAGCTGATGCATTTATTGCAGTTTCAAAGTATGTAAAAAGTCATACAGAGAAATATTTGAGCTTTAATAATAAGCAAGTAGACTATATAAGTAATCCCATTGACACCGATTTTTTTAAACCACTTGAAAGCAAACAAGAATATAAAAATAGAATTGTTTTTGCTGGTACAGTCTGCGAAAAAAAAGGTGTGCGTCAATTAATTCAATCTTTTCCATTTGTAAAAAGAGAATTTCCAGATGCAACTCTGGAAATTTATGGTCGAGATTGGTCTTTTCCAGATGGAAGCTCATATACTGACATGCTTAAAGATAAGGAAATACCACAATTAGGTGAATTAGCAATCGACATTCATTTTCATGGATTAGTTTCGTATCATGATATTCCGAAAGTGTATGCAGAAGCTTCTGTATGTGTTTTTCCATCGCATATGGAAACGCAAGGTTTAGTAGCTCCAGAAGCGATGGCAATGCAAAAAGTGGTAATTTTCACTAAATATGGTCCTGGACCTGAAGCAATAGAGGATTACAAAACTGGGTTGCTCTGTGATCCACATAATCCGGAAGATATTGCTGAAAAAATTATTTGGGTACTTTCCAACAAAGAGAAGGCTCTAAAGATGAGTTTCAAAGCCAGAGAATTCGTACTTGACAAATATAAACTTGAAAACATAATTCTCCAAAATATAAATGTTTACAGAAATATAGTATTTAAATAG